One region of Mucilaginibacter gotjawali genomic DNA includes:
- a CDS encoding Bax inhibitor-1/YccA family protein translates to MEINKPDYVYDNIVQINDTDASRRFLANVFMWMFVALGVSALSAYVFANTPSLLMTLVDVTTGQLTGFAYIAMFSPLAFVLLMRFGLNRISYPVLALLFVAYATLTGISLSFILLIYTASSVTGVFLTSSIVFGIMAIAGYTTKTDLTKFGSILIMFLVGIVVASLVNLFLHSSGLQMLISYIGVAVFVGLTAYDVQKLKNIGAGLAYGDATASKMALMGGLTLYLDFINLFLMLLRIFGRRR, encoded by the coding sequence ATGGAAATAAATAAACCTGACTATGTTTATGATAACATAGTCCAAATAAATGATACCGACGCATCGCGTAGGTTTTTAGCTAATGTATTCATGTGGATGTTTGTGGCATTGGGTGTATCTGCGCTGTCCGCATATGTTTTTGCGAATACGCCGTCGCTACTGATGACTCTTGTCGACGTTACTACCGGGCAGTTAACAGGGTTTGCATACATTGCAATGTTTTCGCCGCTAGCATTTGTGCTGCTAATGAGATTTGGCCTTAATCGCATTTCCTATCCCGTTTTGGCTTTACTGTTTGTTGCCTATGCAACTTTAACAGGTATCAGTTTAAGCTTTATACTATTGATTTACACCGCTTCTTCGGTAACTGGCGTATTCTTAACTTCATCAATAGTATTTGGAATTATGGCTATTGCCGGTTACACCACTAAAACTGACCTCACCAAATTTGGCTCTATTTTAATTATGTTTCTTGTTGGTATTGTTGTTGCCAGTCTGGTAAACCTATTTTTGCATAGCTCAGGTCTTCAAATGCTGATCAGCTATATTGGTGTGGCGGTGTTTGTAGGATTAACCGCTTATGACGTACAGAAATTGAAAAACATTGGTGCCGGTTTAGCCTATGGCGATGCCACTGCCTCAAAAATGGCTCTAATGGGTGGTTTAACCCTTTACCTGGATTTTATCAACCTGTTCCTGATGTTGCTGCGTATTTTTGGCAGAAGAAGGTAA
- the murQ gene encoding N-acetylmuramic acid 6-phosphate etherase, whose amino-acid sequence MDRTTERDSRFNDLEKMTVKEILQHINEEDRTVPLAVEKALPQIEALAKITAERMKAGGRLFYIGAGTSGRLGVVDASECPPTFGVPFDRVVGIIAGGDGAIRKAVEFAEDDDRQAWEDLLAYGINEKDVLVGIAASGTTPYVVGGLKMANKHHMVTGCIVCNSGSPVAAAAKYPVEVVTGPEFLTGSTRMKAGTAQKLVLNMLSTCVMIQLGRVKGNKMVDMQLSNDKLIDRGTKMVMRETGLDEHTAVGLLKEHGSVRKAVEAYKG is encoded by the coding sequence ATGGATAGGACTACAGAAAGGGACTCGAGGTTTAACGACCTTGAAAAAATGACAGTTAAGGAGATCCTTCAGCATATTAACGAAGAGGACCGTACCGTTCCACTGGCGGTTGAAAAAGCATTGCCACAAATTGAGGCACTCGCGAAAATCACTGCTGAAAGAATGAAAGCAGGGGGAAGGCTTTTTTATATCGGTGCAGGCACCAGTGGGCGCCTGGGTGTTGTTGATGCTTCTGAATGCCCGCCTACATTCGGCGTTCCGTTTGATCGGGTGGTGGGCATTATAGCCGGAGGCGATGGCGCTATCCGTAAAGCGGTTGAATTTGCCGAAGACGACGACAGGCAGGCCTGGGAAGACCTTTTGGCATACGGAATTAATGAAAAGGATGTGCTGGTTGGCATAGCGGCATCGGGTACTACGCCGTATGTGGTGGGTGGATTAAAAATGGCCAACAAACACCATATGGTAACCGGTTGTATTGTTTGTAACAGCGGCAGCCCGGTGGCAGCAGCGGCAAAGTATCCTGTTGAAGTTGTCACCGGACCTGAATTTTTGACAGGCTCCACCCGGATGAAAGCGGGTACCGCGCAAAAACTGGTGTTAAATATGCTGAGCACCTGTGTAATGATCCAATTAGGCAGGGTAAAAGGCAATAAAATGGTGGACATGCAGCTCTCAAACGATAAATTGATTGACCGTGGCACAAAAATGGTAATGAGGGAAACAGGCCTGGATGAGCATACCGCTGTTGGTTTATTGAAGGAACATGGCAGCGTTAGAAAAGCAGTAGAAGCTTATAAGGGGTAA
- a CDS encoding S41 family peptidase: protein MKNAGAIIFRSMILLLIGTVIGFYLADNNLSGNGLNFSLKSNNKINSVLRLVKDNYVDSVNEDSLEGVAVNNVLQTLDPHSLYLQPQRAQSINENLDGGFNGVGLEYQILRDTLVVTQVYNGGPAATAGLLPGDKILRINEKTFSGTKLTAKKVDQSLKGDSLTQISMSVLTANNSMLKTYHIQRGHVDLSSLDAAYMINPETGYIKISKFASTTDADFRDALTKLKARGLKKLVLDIRENGGGYLSAATSLADEFLSKGKLIVYTKGAHEERKDYFSTDSGMFKEGKLAVLIDEYSASASEILAGALQDLDRALIVGRRSFGKGLVQQQFPFGDGSAVNLTVARYYTPSGRSIQKSYKYGTEIYHNEIAERMRKGELFSEQSTLNDSIFKKPSPYHTSSGKKVYSGGGIMPDIFVPADTTINTALVQELSEQQLFTAYTIDQLGPVLNKFHTSDAFVSQYNVSDDAFNRFILYASKTIKEMDSKELLVSKPTIKTLLKASAARFKWGDNAYFEVMNSDDIALKKAVESIN, encoded by the coding sequence ATGAAGAATGCGGGGGCTATAATATTCAGGTCGATGATATTGCTGTTGATAGGAACAGTTATTGGCTTTTATTTAGCTGATAATAACCTGTCGGGCAATGGCCTCAATTTTTCACTCAAAAGCAATAACAAAATCAACAGTGTTTTAAGGCTTGTAAAAGACAACTATGTCGATTCTGTAAACGAAGACAGCCTTGAGGGTGTAGCCGTAAATAACGTATTGCAAACGCTTGACCCGCATTCCCTTTACCTGCAGCCGCAAAGAGCGCAATCAATTAACGAAAATTTAGATGGGGGTTTTAACGGTGTGGGCCTTGAATACCAGATCCTGCGCGACACGCTGGTTGTAACCCAGGTATACAACGGCGGACCGGCAGCAACTGCAGGGCTTTTACCCGGTGACAAAATCCTCCGTATTAACGAAAAAACTTTTTCGGGCACAAAACTTACGGCTAAAAAGGTTGACCAATCGCTAAAAGGCGATTCTCTTACCCAAATATCGATGTCGGTACTCACTGCCAACAATTCCATGTTAAAAACTTATCATATCCAACGGGGGCATGTTGATTTGAGCAGCCTTGATGCCGCGTATATGATCAACCCCGAAACCGGTTATATCAAAATAAGCAAATTTGCCTCAACAACGGATGCTGATTTCAGGGACGCGTTAACTAAATTAAAGGCCCGGGGCTTAAAAAAACTGGTGCTTGATATCAGGGAAAACGGCGGCGGATATCTTAGTGCAGCTACGTCGCTTGCTGATGAGTTTTTATCCAAAGGCAAGCTCATCGTTTATACAAAGGGCGCCCACGAAGAACGAAAAGATTATTTTTCTACTGATTCAGGCATGTTTAAGGAAGGTAAACTTGCAGTCCTGATAGACGAATATTCGGCTTCTGCAAGTGAAATACTGGCGGGCGCATTGCAGGATCTTGACCGGGCCCTGATCGTTGGACGCCGCTCTTTCGGAAAAGGGCTGGTACAGCAACAATTTCCTTTTGGTGATGGCTCTGCCGTAAATTTAACCGTTGCCAGGTATTACACTCCCTCTGGCCGTTCAATCCAAAAATCATACAAATACGGTACTGAAATATATCACAACGAAATAGCAGAACGGATGCGGAAGGGTGAGCTTTTTTCGGAACAAAGCACTTTAAACGATAGCATTTTTAAAAAACCATCGCCTTACCATACTTCATCCGGCAAAAAGGTATACAGCGGCGGCGGTATTATGCCGGATATTTTTGTGCCTGCTGATACCACTATCAATACAGCGCTTGTGCAGGAATTGAGCGAACAACAATTATTCACGGCCTATACTATCGACCAGCTAGGGCCGGTGTTAAATAAGTTCCATACTTCCGATGCTTTTGTAAGCCAGTACAATGTTAGCGATGATGCATTCAACAGGTTCATCCTTTATGCTTCAAAAACAATAAAGGAAATGGATTCAAAGGAATTACTTGTATCAAAGCCAACCATAAAAACCCTGTTAAAAGCCTCAGCCGCCCGCTTTAAATGGGGTGATAATGCCTATTTTGAAGTGATGAACAGCGATGATATTGCGTTAAAAAAAGCGGTGGAGTCAATTAATTAA